The Klebsiella sp. RHBSTW-00484 genome includes a window with the following:
- a CDS encoding XTP/dITP diphosphatase, whose translation MQKVVLATGNPGKVRELASLLADFGLDIVAQTELGVDSAEETGLTFIENAILKARHAAQVTGLPAIADDSGLAVDALGGAPGIYSARYSGEGATDQRNLEKLLETLKDVPDDKRQAQFHCVLVYLRHAEDPTPLVCHGSWPGLIAREAAGNGGFGYDPIFFVPTEGKTAAELTREEKSAISHRGRALKLLLEALRNG comes from the coding sequence ATGCAAAAAGTTGTTCTCGCCACCGGCAACCCAGGTAAAGTGCGCGAGCTGGCCTCGCTGCTGGCTGATTTCGGCCTCGATATCGTCGCTCAAACCGAACTGGGTGTGGATTCCGCCGAGGAAACCGGCCTGACGTTTATTGAAAACGCCATTCTAAAAGCGCGTCATGCCGCGCAGGTCACTGGGTTACCGGCCATTGCCGATGACTCCGGACTGGCAGTCGATGCGTTAGGCGGCGCACCGGGTATCTATTCCGCCCGCTATTCCGGCGAAGGCGCTACCGACCAGCGCAATCTGGAAAAGCTGCTCGAAACCCTGAAGGACGTTCCAGACGATAAACGTCAGGCGCAATTCCACTGCGTACTGGTTTATCTGCGCCATGCAGAAGATCCGACACCGCTGGTCTGCCACGGCAGCTGGCCAGGCCTGATCGCCCGCGAAGCCGCAGGTAATGGCGGTTTTGGCTACGACCCAATTTTCTTTGTTCCGACAGAGGGAAAAACAGCAGCAGAGCTGACTCGCGAAGAAAAGAGCGCAATTTCCCATCGCGGACGCGCGCTGAAACTGTTACTGGAAGCCTTACGTAATGGCTAA
- the yggU gene encoding DUF167 family protein YggU, whose translation MSAVEACADGLVLRLYIQPKASRDSIVGLHGDELKVAITAPPVDGQANAHLVKFLAKQFRVAKSQVLIEKGELGRHKQVKIIHPQQIPTGVAALTE comes from the coding sequence ATGAGTGCCGTCGAAGCCTGCGCTGACGGGTTAGTCTTGCGGCTGTATATTCAGCCCAAGGCCAGCCGCGACAGCATCGTTGGTTTACATGGCGACGAACTTAAAGTCGCCATTACCGCCCCACCCGTTGATGGTCAGGCCAACGCCCATCTGGTTAAGTTCCTCGCCAAACAGTTCCGCGTAGCGAAAAGCCAGGTCCTTATTGAGAAAGGTGAACTGGGCCGCCACAAGCAGGTAAAAATCATTCATCCGCAGCAGATCCCGACCGGGGTCGCTGCGCTGACAGAATAA
- a CDS encoding YggT family protein has translation MKTLTFLLSTVIELYTMVVLLRVWMQCARCDFYNPFSQFVVKATQPVVGPLRRIIPAMGPLDSASLLVAFILCVVKAIVLFMVVTFQPIIWISALLILIKTMGSLIFWVLLLMAIMSWVSQGRSPVEYVLMQLADPLLRPIRKMLPSMGGIDFSPMVLVLLLYVINMGIAELLQATGNVLLPGLWMAL, from the coding sequence ATGAAGACGTTGACTTTCCTGCTCTCAACGGTCATTGAGCTCTACACAATGGTCGTGTTATTACGCGTCTGGATGCAGTGCGCGCGCTGCGACTTTTATAACCCGTTTTCGCAGTTCGTGGTGAAAGCGACGCAGCCTGTCGTTGGGCCGCTACGCCGCATTATCCCGGCAATGGGGCCGCTCGATAGCGCCTCTCTACTGGTCGCCTTTATTCTTTGCGTTGTGAAAGCCATCGTCCTGTTTATGGTCGTCACTTTCCAGCCAATTATCTGGATCTCCGCGCTCCTGATCCTCATCAAAACCATGGGCTCATTGATTTTCTGGGTTCTGCTATTGATGGCGATTATGAGTTGGGTTAGCCAGGGCCGTAGTCCGGTGGAATACGTCCTGATGCAGCTGGCTGACCCGCTACTGCGTCCGATTCGCAAAATGCTGCCATCAATGGGCGGGATTGATTTCTCGCCGATGGTGCTGGTGCTGCTGTTGTACGTTATCAATATGGGCATTGCCGAGCTCTTACAGGCAACAGGCAACGTTCTGCTTCCGGGGCTGTGGATGGCGCTATGA
- a CDS encoding YggS family pyridoxal phosphate-dependent enzyme, with protein MNDIAHNLAQVRDKISAAAARCGRAPEEVTLLAVSKTKPASAIEEAVAAGQVAFGENYVQEGVEKIRHFQEVGATGLQWHFIGPLQSNKSRLVAEHFDWCHTVDRLKIAARLSEQRPAHLPPLNVLIQINISDEHSKSGIPVEALDALAADIAELPNLQLRGLMAIPAPESEYVRQFAVAQQMAVAFARLKTRYPTVDTLSLGMSDDMEAAIAAGSTMVRIGTAIFGARDYSKK; from the coding sequence ATGAACGATATTGCGCATAACCTGGCACAGGTCCGGGACAAAATCTCAGCCGCTGCCGCACGCTGCGGCCGTGCTCCAGAAGAAGTTACGTTGCTTGCAGTGAGTAAAACGAAACCTGCGAGCGCTATCGAAGAAGCGGTAGCTGCAGGCCAGGTGGCTTTTGGCGAAAACTACGTTCAGGAAGGGGTGGAAAAAATACGCCACTTTCAGGAAGTTGGCGCAACTGGTCTACAGTGGCACTTTATTGGTCCGCTGCAGTCCAACAAAAGCCGCCTGGTGGCCGAGCATTTTGACTGGTGCCATACCGTCGATCGGCTCAAAATCGCCGCCCGCCTTAGCGAGCAACGACCAGCCCATTTGCCACCGCTCAACGTACTGATTCAAATCAATATCAGCGATGAGCACAGCAAATCAGGTATTCCGGTTGAAGCCCTGGACGCGCTGGCGGCAGACATCGCCGAACTGCCTAACCTACAGCTACGCGGCTTAATGGCGATTCCCGCGCCAGAGTCAGAATATGTAAGGCAGTTTGCCGTCGCCCAACAAATGGCGGTAGCATTTGCGCGATTAAAAACACGCTATCCTACGGTCGATACGTTGTCGCTGGGAATGTCGGATGATATGGAAGCCGCCATCGCGGCGGGAAGCACTATGGTGCGCATCGGAACCGCAATTTTCGGCGCGCGCGACTACAGCAAAAAATAA
- a CDS encoding type IV pilus twitching motility protein PilT: MELEEIVALSVKHNVSDLHLCNASAPRWRRQGKLEPAPFTSPDIGKILNDWLNEEQLAQWQSCGQVDFALAPAGGPRLRASAFAHTRGLSLALRLLAETCPLLEELGAPAALPELLNEESGLILVTGATGSGKSTTLAAMVGYLNQRLDGHILTLEDPVEFIHHSERCLIQQREVGRHCPSFASALRVALRQDPDVILLGELRDSETIRLALTAAETGHLVMATLHTRGAAQAVERLVDVFPAQEKEQVRSQLAGSLCAVLAQKLFPDTAGGRVALYELLVNTPAVANLIREGKTHQLPGVMQTGQQSGMQTFTQSFQQRTAAGRL; this comes from the coding sequence ATGGAGCTGGAAGAAATAGTGGCCCTTAGTGTAAAGCATAATGTCTCCGATCTACACCTGTGCAATGCGTCAGCGCCGCGCTGGCGTCGCCAGGGAAAGCTGGAACCTGCGCCTTTTACCTCGCCGGATATCGGTAAAATTCTCAATGACTGGCTCAACGAAGAGCAGTTAGCGCAGTGGCAGTCCTGTGGGCAGGTGGATTTTGCCCTTGCGCCGGCAGGCGGGCCGCGCCTTCGTGCCAGCGCGTTTGCCCATACTCGTGGCCTGTCGCTGGCATTACGCCTGCTGGCAGAAACTTGTCCTTTACTGGAAGAACTCGGTGCTCCTGCCGCCTTACCGGAACTGCTCAATGAAGAGAGTGGGCTTATTCTGGTCACGGGGGCAACCGGGAGCGGTAAATCAACCACCCTGGCGGCGATGGTTGGTTATCTTAACCAGCGTCTCGATGGTCATATTCTGACGCTGGAAGACCCGGTTGAGTTTATCCATCACAGCGAGCGTTGCCTGATTCAACAGCGGGAAGTTGGCCGCCACTGTCCCTCCTTTGCATCGGCATTGCGCGTCGCGCTGCGTCAGGACCCTGACGTCATTTTGTTAGGGGAACTGCGTGATAGTGAAACGATCCGCCTTGCATTAACCGCGGCGGAGACCGGACATCTGGTGATGGCGACGTTGCATACGCGTGGCGCGGCGCAGGCGGTCGAGAGGCTAGTGGATGTTTTTCCGGCGCAGGAGAAAGAGCAGGTCCGCAGTCAGCTGGCAGGGAGTTTGTGCGCTGTGCTGGCACAAAAATTGTTTCCGGATACTGCTGGTGGAAGAGTTGCGCTATACGAGCTTTTGGTTAATACCCCGGCGGTGGCGAATTTGATCCGAGAGGGAAAAACGCATCAGCTGCCCGGCGTGATGCAAACCGGGCAGCAATCGGGCATGCAAACATTTACGCAAAGCTTTCAGCAACGTACGGCGGCGGGTCGTTTATAA
- a CDS encoding LuxR C-terminal-related transcriptional regulator, which yields MINFSEDFIRSRQVTFITHPSIQSKAFATYLADTLSVSVILQNINKPLVQRLLKDSVILFDIAVSNKKLNSVWRDIIRLQADNPRLLIINSAQKYELYEMAQWPALYGVFRHDDDESRLIEGVKAVLNGEQTAELSVMHPAMYAADHASAPAESSPLTERECEILNELRCGATNMDIARALFISENTVRTHLYNVFRKLSVKNRTQAVSWANEHLRH from the coding sequence GTGATTAATTTTTCTGAGGATTTCATTCGTTCTCGCCAGGTTACTTTTATTACTCACCCATCGATTCAAAGCAAAGCATTTGCAACGTATCTGGCTGATACGTTATCTGTTTCTGTCATTTTGCAAAATATTAATAAGCCCCTTGTACAACGTCTTTTGAAAGATTCTGTAATATTATTTGATATTGCTGTTTCAAATAAAAAGTTGAACAGCGTATGGCGTGACATTATTCGCTTACAGGCAGACAATCCTCGTCTGCTGATTATCAATAGCGCACAAAAGTATGAACTCTACGAAATGGCACAGTGGCCTGCGCTTTATGGTGTCTTTCGCCATGACGATGATGAATCGCGCTTAATTGAGGGCGTTAAAGCCGTATTGAACGGTGAACAGACGGCTGAATTGAGCGTGATGCACCCGGCGATGTATGCTGCGGATCATGCATCGGCACCTGCGGAAAGTTCTCCGTTGACTGAACGCGAATGTGAAATTCTTAATGAACTGCGCTGTGGTGCGACCAATATGGATATAGCTCGCGCGCTTTTTATCAGCGAAAATACGGTCCGCACTCACCTGTATAACGTGTTTCGTAAGCTGAGCGTGAAGAATCGTACCCAGGCTGTAAGCTGGGCGAACGAACATCTGCGTCACTAA
- the ruvX gene encoding Holliday junction resolvase RuvX: MSGTLLGFDFGTKSIGVAVGQRITGTARPLPALKAQDGKPDWNIIEKLLKEWQPEAVIVGLPLNMDGTEQPLTARARNFANKIHGRFGVQITLHDERLSTVEARAGLFEHGGFRALNKGSIDSASAVIILESYFEQGF; the protein is encoded by the coding sequence ATGAGCGGAACCTTACTGGGTTTTGATTTTGGCACCAAAAGTATTGGCGTCGCAGTCGGGCAGCGCATCACCGGGACTGCTCGCCCTCTTCCCGCACTTAAAGCACAGGACGGCAAGCCGGACTGGAACATTATCGAAAAATTACTGAAAGAGTGGCAACCTGAGGCCGTTATTGTCGGTCTGCCGCTTAATATGGACGGTACTGAACAGCCTCTTACCGCACGTGCACGCAACTTCGCCAATAAAATACATGGCCGCTTTGGGGTGCAAATAACGTTGCATGACGAACGTCTGAGCACCGTTGAAGCCCGAGCCGGATTATTTGAACACGGCGGATTTCGCGCACTAAATAAAGGCAGCATCGATTCCGCTTCAGCGGTCATTATTCTGGAAAGCTATTTCGAACAAGGCTTCTAA